From one Candidatus Hydrogenedentota bacterium genomic stretch:
- a CDS encoding sugar phosphate nucleotidyltransferase, protein MTTPQTIRVGVIMAGGSGERFWPLSRRLRPKQLLCLTSPDRTLLAEAVSRVAPVVPPKDIYIVTGRHLVDPIREAGTGVPPENVIAEPCKRNTSGALAYAAACMMARYDAAPQNITMAITTADHEIGDAERFQQTVAAALDVVERGGVLATLGVAPTRAETGYGYIQIAEDARSVSEGDVAIYPVTAFHEKPNREVAEGFVSSGRYFWNSGMFFWRISDFLDELDRVRPALAMAVRDMAEAAKEGDELGVHKIFEKLEDISIDYALMEHARRVVMARAEFPWDDIGAWPALNRTMARDSRGNAGRGEPVLIDCDNCIVYNEPGSGKVAVGVVGCEDLIVVVTSDGVLVAPKDRAQDVRLVVAELKARGTGQV, encoded by the coding sequence ATGACCACACCCCAGACGATCCGCGTAGGCGTTATTATGGCCGGCGGCTCCGGCGAGCGGTTCTGGCCCTTGTCTCGCAGACTGCGGCCAAAACAGCTGCTCTGCCTGACGTCTCCAGACCGGACGTTGCTTGCGGAAGCGGTTTCCCGGGTCGCTCCCGTCGTTCCGCCCAAGGACATCTACATCGTGACGGGAAGGCATCTGGTTGACCCCATCCGCGAAGCCGGCACGGGCGTGCCTCCCGAGAATGTAATCGCTGAACCGTGCAAACGCAACACTTCGGGGGCCCTTGCTTACGCGGCCGCGTGTATGATGGCGCGATACGATGCCGCCCCCCAGAACATCACCATGGCCATCACCACGGCCGATCACGAGATCGGCGATGCGGAACGGTTTCAGCAGACCGTCGCGGCGGCCCTGGACGTTGTGGAGCGCGGCGGTGTTCTGGCCACACTCGGCGTGGCGCCCACGAGGGCTGAAACCGGCTACGGGTACATTCAAATCGCCGAGGATGCCCGTTCCGTATCGGAGGGGGATGTCGCCATCTATCCGGTAACGGCGTTTCATGAGAAACCCAACCGTGAGGTGGCCGAGGGTTTCGTGTCGTCCGGCCGCTACTTCTGGAACAGCGGCATGTTTTTCTGGCGCATATCCGATTTTCTCGACGAGCTGGACAGGGTCAGGCCCGCGCTCGCAATGGCAGTCCGTGATATGGCCGAGGCAGCGAAAGAGGGTGACGAACTGGGCGTACACAAGATTTTCGAGAAACTCGAAGACATTTCGATAGACTATGCGCTCATGGAACATGCCCGCCGCGTGGTAATGGCCCGAGCCGAGTTTCCATGGGACGACATTGGCGCCTGGCCGGCCCTGAACCGTACCATGGCGCGCGACAGCCGAGGCAATGCCGGTCGTGGCGAACCGGTCCTCATCGATTGCGACAACTGCATTGTGTACAACGAACCGGGCAGCGGCAAGGTTGCGGTGGGCGTTGTCGGGTGTGAGGATTTGATTGTGGTGGTGACCTCCGACGGCGTCCTGGTTGCGCCAAAAGACCGGGCGCAGGACGTCCGCTTGGTCGTGGCCGAACTGAAGGCGCGCGGGACTGGCCAGGTCTAG
- a CDS encoding glycosyltransferase family 2 protein produces the protein MQTQEKRQTLSVVCPVRNECGNLPALYDQLRAALQETALAWEIILVDDGSTDGSANAIRALHQEDSRVQGIFLSRNFGHEAAATAGIDHARGDAVVLMDADLQDPPSLIPALVEKWREGYDIVCAQRTARHRESAFKRASAYLFYRIMTFLVGWNLPADTGNFRLMNRAAVEAFKNCPERNRFVRALVAWTGFRQTTVPFERPPRRAGISNYRTWQMVALALTSVTSFSVAPLRIATAIGLLVVPLATLTVLGILIGRLLGAPVPVNVVVV, from the coding sequence ATGCAGACCCAGGAGAAACGGCAGACGTTGTCCGTGGTCTGTCCAGTTCGTAACGAATGCGGGAATCTGCCCGCACTGTACGACCAGCTTCGCGCCGCACTGCAAGAAACCGCTCTCGCATGGGAGATCATCCTGGTTGACGACGGCAGCACGGACGGGTCGGCAAATGCCATACGGGCGCTTCACCAGGAGGATTCCCGCGTGCAGGGCATTTTCCTGTCACGAAACTTCGGGCACGAAGCGGCGGCAACAGCCGGCATCGACCACGCCCGCGGGGATGCCGTTGTTCTGATGGACGCCGACCTGCAAGATCCCCCTTCTCTGATCCCCGCTCTGGTCGAGAAATGGCGCGAAGGGTACGACATCGTATGTGCGCAGCGTACCGCCCGCCACAGGGAATCCGCCTTCAAACGCGCCTCGGCGTACCTCTTCTACCGCATCATGACCTTCTTGGTAGGATGGAATTTGCCAGCCGACACCGGAAACTTCCGCCTCATGAACCGAGCCGCGGTTGAGGCATTCAAGAACTGCCCCGAGCGAAACCGTTTTGTGCGCGCCCTCGTGGCTTGGACAGGTTTTCGACAGACCACCGTGCCTTTCGAGCGGCCCCCGCGGCGGGCGGGAATAAGCAATTACCGGACCTGGCAGATGGTCGCACTGGCACTCACCAGCGTGACGAGTTTTTCGGTCGCCCCGCTGCGCATCGCCACGGCGATCGGGCTGCTTGTGGTGCCCTTGGCAACGCTGACCGTGCTGGGAATCCTCATCGGGAGGCTCCTGGGCGCACCGGTGCCGGTGAACGTGGTTGTAGTAG